The following coding sequences lie in one Verrucomicrobiota bacterium genomic window:
- a CDS encoding carboxypeptidase regulatory-like domain-containing protein codes for MPGVDPLSPAYFFPGITHCGNQFDIIAEWATKGSINVRRWTWFGRENPRYISAGEGTPRYFQMESLPNQVFLFDRSSAGIPSGAYTIWERHGDGWFTGLGSGSKEFNAYEGGLSDNTHPTAAPVGSRTYTVELHAYSMAEPSLEIPDATFLLGGRPAKSGDSIPCDVTPVVTGSTATGWKHLFGEVESVDYAKRLFRLRAFMERIITVKGKITGPGGPVPGAAVVLRNRYGNPIDSRVTKSDGMYEFPSVSPQTVYLDVNRRGFVPQRKRYPLPTPQATEIIADFDLKSVPEPTIDVFTMNRFGLFLPGVLKSGDSEGFDPEGAREQLTMTWKSAARGATFPVELEGFVQANEKAGPPEKFEVADRVVEIWLVDRRAFTNAFVNALDQKADYSNDPPLPRNYVSVQNWLGEIIAARKDGKPHYVVHQLARRENRFEGKLNLWELPSGVFKPRLIAITESGGVAVKDYELPPDKQPLQGLNLPEWAASLLELIGGAANAGKFSADVHLNYGDGFLKVGTFSPKFDGRIDLDPANVPPEADAYLTYKYELGLELALGEATSETGPLRLGPKFLGLKLQEATAEFEVVGKEKKAILSIKPGLGKPEKVEIRTKEYRPVILRDDGDDDKPKKKPEASIEFGTFVELDSNWLGNNTISSFGFQVEAAGAVELVAKANAKPVLRFIPYVGPLLVAGDATGALKAKGVFEVLFGARFKGQAETRFPKPTTGSTQVRGDPPQRWSLLGSSEGKVEFIPILRLASGLELSLGRGTVEGTALLQAGAPADAPDNKGIQMTINLLGKGPLITKVEGAFSAVVRLAVNLWTGKIGKEWQFDIHRFVIDRGSEPSFELAPINVTYSVINAASVPQQNFVGVSTNIIERFYQAGTLDLTEQTRPLLIFTGTDPATGQMTVMASLRAPIAARATDPGVRHGRSHGGRGSGGRFQRVR; via the coding sequence GTGCCGGGAGTCGATCCGCTCAGTCCGGCTTATTTTTTCCCCGGCATCACGCATTGCGGCAACCAATTCGATATCATCGCCGAATGGGCCACGAAGGGCTCAATCAACGTCAGACGATGGACGTGGTTTGGGCGCGAGAACCCGCGCTATATCAGCGCTGGGGAAGGGACCCCAAGGTACTTTCAGATGGAGAGCCTGCCCAATCAGGTTTTCCTCTTCGACCGAAGCTCGGCGGGGATTCCTTCGGGTGCCTACACGATTTGGGAACGTCATGGCGACGGCTGGTTTACAGGTCTCGGCAGCGGATCCAAGGAATTTAATGCATACGAAGGCGGTCTCTCAGATAACACCCATCCCACCGCCGCGCCGGTTGGCTCCAGGACCTACACTGTGGAGCTTCATGCCTACAGCATGGCCGAGCCAAGCCTGGAGATCCCTGATGCCACGTTCCTGCTCGGAGGCAGGCCGGCGAAGAGCGGCGATTCCATTCCTTGTGACGTCACTCCAGTTGTCACAGGATCGACGGCGACCGGATGGAAGCACCTCTTTGGTGAAGTCGAATCCGTGGACTATGCGAAGCGGCTCTTCCGGCTCAGGGCTTTCATGGAGCGCATTATCACGGTGAAGGGAAAAATTACGGGGCCTGGCGGTCCGGTTCCAGGCGCCGCCGTTGTCTTGCGCAATCGCTATGGCAACCCTATCGATAGTCGGGTGACGAAGTCGGACGGGATGTATGAGTTTCCGTCGGTCTCCCCGCAAACCGTTTACCTCGACGTGAACCGGCGTGGCTTCGTGCCGCAGCGCAAGCGCTATCCGCTGCCCACTCCACAAGCGACCGAAATCATAGCGGACTTCGACCTGAAGAGCGTGCCGGAGCCCACGATCGATGTGTTCACTATGAACCGGTTCGGGCTTTTCCTGCCGGGAGTCCTGAAAAGTGGCGACTCTGAGGGGTTCGATCCGGAGGGAGCGCGGGAGCAGCTCACGATGACGTGGAAAAGCGCGGCGCGCGGAGCCACTTTTCCTGTCGAACTCGAAGGGTTCGTTCAGGCCAACGAAAAAGCCGGGCCGCCGGAGAAATTTGAGGTGGCTGATCGGGTGGTGGAAATCTGGCTCGTGGACCGCCGCGCCTTCACCAATGCTTTTGTCAATGCCTTGGATCAAAAAGCCGATTACTCCAACGATCCGCCACTCCCTCGCAACTATGTGAGCGTCCAGAACTGGCTGGGAGAAATCATCGCGGCCCGGAAAGACGGCAAGCCTCACTATGTGGTGCATCAATTGGCGCGGCGCGAAAACCGGTTTGAAGGCAAACTCAACTTGTGGGAATTGCCCAGTGGCGTCTTCAAACCCAGATTGATCGCCATCACAGAAAGCGGCGGCGTCGCAGTGAAAGATTATGAACTGCCGCCGGACAAGCAGCCGCTTCAAGGATTGAACCTGCCCGAATGGGCTGCCTCCCTTCTGGAACTGATCGGAGGCGCGGCCAACGCGGGGAAATTTAGTGCCGACGTCCATCTGAATTATGGCGACGGCTTCTTGAAGGTTGGCACGTTCTCACCCAAATTCGACGGGCGGATCGACCTGGATCCAGCAAACGTTCCTCCGGAAGCCGACGCCTATCTGACTTACAAGTACGAGCTAGGCCTCGAATTGGCTTTGGGTGAGGCAACTTCAGAAACTGGCCCGTTAAGGCTTGGCCCCAAGTTTCTTGGCCTTAAGCTTCAGGAGGCAACCGCCGAATTTGAAGTCGTTGGAAAGGAGAAGAAAGCGATCTTGTCGATAAAGCCCGGACTGGGCAAACCCGAAAAAGTGGAGATACGGACCAAGGAATACCGGCCCGTCATTCTCAGGGATGACGGCGATGACGACAAACCAAAGAAGAAGCCCGAAGCCAGCATAGAGTTTGGCACCTTCGTCGAACTGGACTCGAATTGGCTTGGCAACAACACGATCTCGAGTTTCGGTTTCCAAGTTGAAGCGGCAGGGGCTGTAGAACTGGTCGCTAAAGCTAACGCGAAACCCGTGCTCCGCTTCATTCCATATGTGGGTCCGCTGTTAGTCGCCGGAGACGCGACGGGAGCATTGAAGGCCAAGGGCGTTTTTGAAGTTCTGTTCGGCGCCCGCTTCAAGGGGCAAGCAGAAACTCGATTCCCAAAGCCGACGACCGGCTCCACTCAGGTCCGAGGGGATCCGCCGCAGCGTTGGAGTCTGCTCGGCAGCTCGGAAGGCAAAGTGGAATTCATCCCGATCCTGCGTCTCGCCTCCGGCTTGGAACTCTCACTCGGTCGTGGAACCGTCGAAGGCACGGCCCTCTTACAAGCGGGTGCCCCGGCCGATGCGCCGGATAACAAGGGAATTCAGATGACTATTAACCTGCTAGGGAAAGGACCGCTCATCACCAAAGTCGAAGGAGCGTTCAGCGCCGTCGTCCGACTCGCCGTCAATCTTTGGACGGGCAAGATAGGAAAGGAATGGCAATTTGATATTCACCGCTTTGTCATCGACCGAGGCTCGGAGCCCAGCTTCGAGTTGGCCCCGATCAACGTGACCTACTCGGTCATCAATGCCGCCAGCGTTCCCCAGCAAAACTTTGTTGGCGTTTCCACGAATATCATCGAGCGCTTTTATCAAGCCGGCACCCTGGACCTCACGGAACAAACCAGGCCGCTTCTTATCTTCACTGGCACCGATCCCGCGACCGGCCAGATGACTGTCATGGCCAGCCTTCGCGCGCCAATTGCTGCCCGCGCAACCGATCCAGGCGTTCGACACGGCCGGTCACACGGCGGGCGCGGCTCTGGTGGTCGTTTCCAACGAGTCCGGTGA
- a CDS encoding carboxypeptidase regulatory-like domain-containing protein, which translates to MGDATLVGMKDGFYTFHVTRTGWEPLSYTPPPNAGFVTVGGKVRLIRSHYGSVFLRPVKQDLSVTVKGYDPVKEEANRPLKGITVKLTGVDFTDDTVTLVPPQSIITGEDGTYKFEKLAPIRWKIEAGRMGYAAVTSLVSPNANGTFQPQTLELQLKPTKVKVVVASPYQTGNAVKGANVRLQGIRNSNTEGIERDLEAQADAAGHTASATFANLLPGRYWIHLLHATTLSDLPSRSGPLFGPSSFQVAFFPKETFAEVAVEKTEQIRVNLEPVPARVRGRLWATDELGDPESTNCDPEDRRVFRLIAQKGITFVEHKSIKLLASTNNSLTIDTDAAGGYTALVPPGIFGVQIPAMTEYTGHNIEFGDLTEGQAPYPGPWPYPDICPYSTYEPGHHGAGVRLDFSHEYQLDLFVHRQYVSCALTPTDRRSRFTTTIWRPSAPKWLQPARRRNAPAPRGGRPISCGMSSRGLTRSRSITRITPRSR; encoded by the coding sequence GTGGGCGATGCGACCCTGGTCGGGATGAAAGATGGGTTCTACACCTTCCATGTGACGCGGACGGGCTGGGAACCGCTCTCCTACACGCCGCCACCCAATGCTGGTTTCGTCACGGTCGGCGGCAAGGTTCGGTTGATCCGATCGCACTATGGGTCGGTATTCCTCCGTCCTGTCAAACAGGATCTCAGCGTCACGGTCAAAGGATATGATCCGGTCAAGGAAGAGGCCAACCGACCGCTCAAAGGGATCACGGTCAAACTGACCGGTGTCGATTTCACCGATGACACCGTGACGCTGGTGCCCCCGCAGTCGATCATCACTGGCGAAGACGGCACGTACAAATTCGAGAAGCTCGCGCCCATTCGCTGGAAAATCGAAGCGGGAAGAATGGGCTATGCTGCCGTGACCAGCCTCGTTTCGCCGAACGCCAATGGCACGTTCCAGCCGCAGACCCTGGAATTGCAGTTGAAGCCAACCAAAGTAAAGGTCGTGGTGGCTTCCCCGTACCAGACTGGGAACGCGGTGAAAGGCGCCAACGTGCGGCTTCAAGGAATCCGCAACTCAAATACGGAAGGAATCGAGCGTGATCTGGAAGCGCAGGCCGATGCCGCGGGGCACACCGCGAGCGCCACCTTCGCGAACTTGCTGCCTGGCCGATATTGGATCCATCTCTTGCACGCGACCACGCTTAGTGACTTGCCGTCACGGTCGGGGCCGCTCTTCGGTCCGAGTTCCTTTCAGGTGGCATTCTTCCCTAAAGAGACATTTGCCGAGGTGGCGGTGGAAAAGACCGAGCAAATCCGAGTCAACCTCGAACCGGTTCCGGCACGCGTCCGAGGACGGCTCTGGGCGACCGATGAACTGGGGGATCCTGAGAGTACGAATTGCGATCCTGAAGATCGCCGCGTATTTCGGCTAATCGCGCAGAAAGGGATCACATTTGTCGAACACAAAAGCATCAAGCTGCTGGCGAGCACGAACAACTCGTTGACGATCGATACGGATGCCGCCGGTGGATACACCGCGCTGGTGCCACCCGGAATCTTCGGTGTGCAAATTCCGGCCATGACCGAATACACGGGGCACAACATCGAATTCGGCGACCTGACCGAAGGCCAGGCGCCGTATCCCGGCCCGTGGCCCTATCCGGATATTTGCCCCTATTCAACCTACGAGCCCGGACACCACGGCGCCGGCGTGCGGCTGGATTTTTCACACGAGTACCAACTCGATCTATTCGTGCATCGGCAGTATGTGTCTTGTGCATTAACGCCGACGGATCGGCGCAGTCGGTTCACTACAACCATTTGGAGGCCGTCGGCGCCGAAGTGGTTGCAACCGGCACGGCGACGCAACGCGCCCGCGCCACGAGGGGGCCGACCTATCTCTTGCGGAATGTCAAGCCGGGGACTTACACGATCGCGCTCAATCACCCGGATTACGCCGCGAAGCCGGTAA
- a CDS encoding ATP-binding cassette domain-containing protein — protein MAFPELNEVSKNYGEDRSSMCVLHDINLSVEKGEFVVIVGYSGAGKTTLISLIADLLKPDAGTIALNDLEITAPGPDRGIVFQNYSLLPWLNVYENIYLAVDQVGDILEVKFPRPRDRKQVMEHPDYDRLRRHLITFLAEHADKKRDPAASTGVAPGHGNQRRPPKAEALDGTFSQSAVSRSSRFAPAGADR, from the coding sequence ATGGCATTTCCGGAACTTAACGAAGTCAGTAAGAACTACGGAGAAGACCGATCGAGCATGTGCGTTCTCCATGACATCAACCTCTCGGTCGAAAAGGGCGAGTTCGTCGTCATCGTCGGGTACTCCGGCGCCGGGAAGACCACGCTCATCTCGTTGATTGCGGATTTGCTCAAGCCGGACGCCGGAACGATCGCGCTGAACGATCTGGAGATCACAGCGCCCGGCCCGGATCGCGGGATTGTTTTTCAAAACTATTCGCTGCTCCCTTGGCTGAACGTTTACGAAAACATTTACCTGGCCGTGGATCAGGTCGGGGACATCCTGGAAGTGAAATTCCCGCGGCCGCGCGACCGCAAACAAGTCATGGAACACCCGGATTATGATCGGCTCCGCCGGCATCTGATCACGTTCCTTGCGGAGCATGCGGACAAGAAGCGCGATCCGGCCGCGAGCACGGGCGTGGCACCGGGCCATGGAAATCAACGGCGGCCTCCCAAGGCGGAAGCCCTCGATGGAACCTTTAGCCAATCCGCCGTGTCACGCTCGTCCCGGTTCGCCCCTGCCGGCGCGGATCGTTGA
- a CDS encoding LysR family transcriptional regulator: MADALQIGQIHRAAAEPQACQSVQAGTTTARQCLDETDERRSYMNQPLDSRQLRAFVILAQTGSFTDTAKKLFLSQSAISHSIKSLEEDVGCRLLDRMGKKVVLTQAGEQLFHHAEKILLEMGSARSALQHLGKWGKGRLRLGASSTACQYILPSVLRELKQSFPESHITIEPGDTDECVELLQNNRVDLAVALEPKQRALVEFIPLFTDEMAFLTAPLHPWAMDHHVTRGEIPRQNYVLYNKNSYTFRLIEEYFREEEMVLNTVIELGSMEAIKELVKLGLGISILAPWIARRELEEKSLVAMPLGRRKLKRDWGVLHRCGKRLSLAEETFVGLCRSVTAELSTNLPSKLVA; this comes from the coding sequence ATGGCCGACGCTCTTCAGATCGGACAGATTCATCGGGCCGCCGCTGAGCCGCAGGCATGCCAGAGCGTCCAGGCTGGCACGACGACTGCACGGCAATGTTTGGATGAAACGGATGAAAGGCGTTCATACATGAACCAACCGCTCGACAGCCGGCAATTGCGGGCGTTCGTCATTCTGGCCCAGACGGGAAGTTTCACGGACACAGCCAAGAAACTCTTTTTGTCGCAGTCGGCGATCAGCCATTCGATCAAATCCCTGGAGGAGGACGTCGGATGTCGCCTTTTAGACAGGATGGGCAAAAAAGTGGTGCTGACCCAGGCCGGGGAACAGTTGTTCCATCACGCGGAAAAAATATTGCTGGAGATGGGATCCGCCCGCAGCGCGTTGCAGCACCTCGGCAAGTGGGGCAAGGGCCGGCTGCGCCTGGGCGCGAGCAGCACGGCGTGCCAGTACATCCTGCCCAGCGTGCTGCGGGAGTTGAAGCAAAGCTTCCCCGAATCCCACATCACGATCGAGCCCGGCGACACGGACGAATGTGTCGAGCTCCTGCAAAACAACCGCGTGGATCTGGCCGTGGCCCTGGAACCCAAGCAGCGCGCGCTGGTGGAATTCATCCCCCTGTTTACGGACGAAATGGCCTTTCTCACGGCGCCCTTGCATCCCTGGGCGATGGACCATCACGTGACGCGCGGGGAGATTCCCCGCCAGAATTACGTGCTCTACAACAAGAACAGCTACACGTTCCGGTTGATCGAAGAATATTTCCGCGAGGAGGAAATGGTGCTGAACACCGTCATCGAGCTGGGCAGCATGGAAGCGATCAAAGAGCTGGTGAAGCTCGGCCTTGGCATCAGCATTCTCGCGCCGTGGATCGCGCGCCGCGAACTGGAGGAGAAATCGCTGGTCGCGATGCCGCTGGGCCGGCGGAAGCTCAAACGCGACTGGGGCGTGCTGCACCGTTGCGGCAAACGCCTGAGCCTGGCGGAGGAAACTTTCGTCGGCCTGTGCCGCTCCGTGACCGCGGAGTTGAGCACGAACCTTCCTTCCAAGCTGGTGGCCTAG
- a CDS encoding ThuA domain-containing protein, which translates to MKLSFVLLGILSLTLTAFAAENQPPLRVFIRASAKTHGPGQHDYPRFLEQWKQLLNERGAVADGAQRFPSGAELAKSDVLILYAADGTNMAAEERSRLETFFKRGGGLVVLHDAMCGTNTTWFANLAGGAKQHGEMNWKTGPMKFHFVDRSHPIVQGASDFEMDDEIFFRLRTAPEMHVLATSDRTPEETIPQLWVMEKTLPEGRPYRAFVSLQGHKYSNFEKPEYRRLLLRGIAWAGKRPADLFTGTAAGQ; encoded by the coding sequence ATGAAACTGTCATTCGTTCTCCTCGGAATCCTCTCCCTCACTCTGACCGCATTCGCCGCTGAAAACCAACCTCCGCTGCGCGTGTTCATCCGCGCCAGCGCCAAGACGCACGGCCCGGGCCAGCACGATTACCCGCGCTTCCTCGAACAATGGAAACAATTGCTGAACGAACGCGGCGCGGTCGCGGACGGCGCGCAGCGCTTTCCTTCCGGCGCCGAACTGGCCAAGTCCGACGTGCTCATTCTCTACGCCGCCGACGGCACCAATATGGCCGCCGAAGAACGCTCACGACTTGAGACCTTCTTCAAGCGCGGGGGCGGGCTGGTGGTTTTACACGATGCCATGTGCGGAACGAACACCACCTGGTTCGCCAATCTGGCGGGCGGCGCCAAGCAGCACGGCGAGATGAACTGGAAAACCGGCCCCATGAAATTTCATTTCGTGGATCGTTCCCACCCGATCGTTCAGGGCGCGTCGGATTTCGAGATGGACGACGAAATTTTCTTCCGGCTCCGAACCGCGCCGGAGATGCACGTCCTGGCGACGAGCGACCGGACCCCCGAGGAAACGATTCCCCAACTCTGGGTGATGGAAAAGACGTTGCCAGAAGGCCGGCCCTATCGCGCGTTTGTTTCGCTGCAAGGGCATAAATACTCCAACTTCGAGAAGCCGGAATACCGTCGGCTGTTGCTGCGCGGCATTGCCTGGGCCGGCAAACGCCCGGCGGATTTGTTCACCGGGACGGCGGCAGGCCAATGA
- a CDS encoding prepilin-type N-terminal cleavage/methylation domain-containing protein → MNRWLCPLRKFGRAALLRSRSSVAAAAQQHRPTIDGFIVRGHGREAVDPHEPVSRTAAFRPLQRSTPESARKQPEGCGPHGFRFVGRQSHGSGARSSSIGNTAAGFTLIELLVVIAIIALLAGLLLPALARAKAHAQGVICGGNLRQMGLSWLMYADDNSDRIPPNEHGVQGTWVRGSLDYAVPAPDNTNVLHLMNSHLWPYHANLGIWRCPSDKSTSRHGGKDLPRVRSISMNSHLNSRSNAWDDREDYPFKIYRKITDMILRGPSGIFVLVDEREDRINNGYFGVEMSGFEPRRPAIWRMIDFPASYHNGSGNLVFADGHTERKRWLDKRTVPPVHKGKNLVPFESAPSNPDVLWLQERATEPKR, encoded by the coding sequence ATGAACCGCTGGCTCTGCCCCTTGCGTAAATTCGGTCGGGCTGCGCTCCTACGCAGCCGGTCTTCCGTCGCTGCGGCGGCGCAGCAGCACCGCCCTACCATCGATGGGTTCATCGTCCGTGGGCACGGCCGGGAGGCCGTGGACCCCCATGAGCCCGTCTCGCGGACTGCGGCCTTTAGGCCGCTTCAACGCTCGACTCCGGAGAGTGCGCGGAAGCAGCCTGAAGGCTGCGGTCCGCACGGTTTTCGGTTCGTAGGCCGTCAGAGTCATGGTTCTGGCGCGCGAAGCAGCAGCATCGGAAACACTGCCGCGGGATTCACGCTGATCGAACTGCTCGTCGTCATCGCGATCATCGCGTTGCTGGCCGGATTGCTCCTCCCGGCTCTGGCCCGCGCCAAAGCTCACGCCCAGGGTGTGATCTGCGGCGGCAACCTCCGCCAGATGGGGCTATCCTGGCTGATGTACGCCGACGACAACAGCGACCGGATTCCCCCGAACGAGCACGGCGTGCAAGGCACCTGGGTCCGCGGCAGCCTGGATTACGCCGTGCCCGCGCCGGATAACACCAACGTGCTCCATCTCATGAACAGCCATCTCTGGCCGTATCACGCCAATCTGGGCATCTGGCGTTGTCCCTCGGACAAAAGCACCTCCCGGCATGGCGGCAAGGATCTCCCGCGCGTCCGTTCCATCTCGATGAACTCGCATCTCAACTCGCGCAGCAATGCGTGGGACGACCGGGAGGATTATCCGTTCAAGATCTACCGGAAGATCACCGACATGATCCTTCGCGGGCCTTCGGGGATTTTCGTGCTCGTGGACGAGCGGGAAGACCGGATCAACAACGGATACTTCGGAGTGGAGATGTCCGGATTCGAACCGCGCCGGCCGGCCATCTGGAGAATGATCGATTTTCCGGCCAGCTATCACAACGGGAGCGGGAACCTCGTTTTTGCGGACGGACACACCGAACGCAAGCGATGGCTGGACAAGCGCACCGTCCCTCCAGTGCACAAAGGCAAGAATCTGGTTCCCTTCGAATCCGCTCCGTCCAACCCGGACGTGCTCTGGCTCCAGGAACGCGCGACGGAGCCGAAGCGATAA
- a CDS encoding D-glycerate dehydrogenase, with protein sequence MLPRVLITAVTPPDHLAPLEGLAEIVMGPSDGSLVPRSTILQRASEWVGIINHGDVIVDEALLAAAPRLKIVANMAAGFNNLHLEAMARHGVWATNAPDPFVETTADTTIGLLLAVARRICEGHQYVQSGQWAKDGFNPVRWDGLRLHSSVLGIIGYGRIGRAVARRAEAFGMKILMHAPRRRGEPNFCELDELLARAEVVSLHVPLTEQTRHLLNADNLPRMKPGAILLNVSRGPVIEEAALCRAVASGLLGGAGLDVMEFEPKAPAELLGRSNVVLTPHLGGSSVEGRREARLLCARDVALVLSGQEPERALNRPDSHIARKRVEPRDS encoded by the coding sequence ATGCTGCCCCGCGTTCTGATTACCGCTGTCACTCCACCGGACCACCTAGCACCTTTGGAAGGGCTCGCAGAGATCGTGATGGGGCCAAGCGACGGTTCGCTGGTACCCCGCTCAACCATCTTGCAACGCGCCTCCGAGTGGGTTGGGATTATCAATCACGGCGATGTGATCGTGGACGAGGCTTTGCTCGCGGCCGCGCCCCGGCTGAAGATCGTGGCCAACATGGCCGCGGGCTTCAACAACCTCCATCTCGAAGCGATGGCGCGCCACGGCGTCTGGGCGACGAACGCTCCCGATCCCTTCGTGGAAACTACCGCCGACACCACGATCGGGCTGCTGCTGGCGGTGGCGCGGCGAATTTGCGAGGGGCACCAGTACGTTCAGTCAGGCCAATGGGCCAAAGATGGCTTCAATCCCGTGCGTTGGGACGGTCTGCGCCTGCACAGCAGTGTGCTGGGAATCATCGGTTATGGCCGGATTGGCCGCGCGGTGGCGCGCCGCGCGGAAGCCTTCGGGATGAAGATTCTCATGCACGCGCCGCGCCGCCGTGGTGAGCCGAATTTTTGCGAACTGGATGAACTGCTGGCTCGCGCGGAAGTAGTCAGCCTGCACGTCCCATTGACGGAACAGACCCGTCACTTGCTCAACGCCGACAATTTGCCGCGGATGAAACCCGGCGCGATCCTCCTTAATGTGTCGCGCGGTCCCGTGATCGAAGAAGCGGCTTTGTGTCGCGCCGTGGCCAGCGGGCTTCTCGGTGGCGCCGGTCTGGACGTGATGGAATTCGAGCCGAAGGCGCCGGCAGAGCTCCTGGGACGGAGCAATGTCGTGCTGACTCCCCACCTGGGCGGATCGTCCGTAGAAGGCCGGCGCGAGGCTCGCTTGCTGTGCGCCCGCGACGTGGCGCTCGTGCTCTCGGGCCAGGAACCAGAGCGGGCGTTGAATCGGCCTGATTCTCATATCGCTCGAAAGCGGGTCGAGCCGCGGGACTCTTGA
- a CDS encoding MFS transporter: MKATTNLDSASVGSQTRPTRVRYRVVGLTVLLAMVTYLDRVCISKLAPEIMRDLGLSMIQMSYVFSAFALAYALFEIPTAWWADRFGTRAVLTRIVVWWSAFTIATAGAFNYGTMLVTRFLFGAGEAGAWPCVARTFSRWIPRSERGTIQGIFFAGAHLAGGVTPLVVVALMPYMHWRMIFVLFGALGFVWAAAWYVWFRDDPSQHKAVNGAELERITAERPADATHEVGWEYWRRLFRNRNVIALCIMYVPNSSMFYFCITWLPTYLKERHGFDAALLGFLSGLPLLLSVVSDLFGGVVTDRVAARYGLRAGRCLVGGVAYVIAAVSLIVAAASPVPVLAAVLISVATAACMFTLGAAWGTCIEVGRDHAGVVSAAMNTAGQLGSLICPLVVGYAVQWFESWNLPLYLMGLLFLIGTFCWLIIDPREPVFAEKAE, from the coding sequence ATGAAGGCGACAACCAATCTGGATTCCGCATCGGTCGGATCGCAAACGCGTCCGACGCGCGTGCGTTACCGGGTCGTCGGGTTGACGGTGCTGCTGGCCATGGTCACGTATCTGGACCGTGTCTGCATCTCGAAGCTGGCGCCGGAGATTATGCGCGATCTGGGGTTGTCCATGATTCAGATGAGTTATGTGTTCAGCGCTTTCGCGCTGGCTTACGCGCTCTTCGAAATCCCGACCGCATGGTGGGCGGACCGCTTTGGCACTCGCGCAGTGTTGACCCGCATTGTCGTCTGGTGGTCCGCGTTCACGATCGCGACGGCGGGCGCGTTCAACTATGGCACGATGTTGGTGACGCGTTTCCTGTTTGGCGCAGGTGAAGCTGGCGCGTGGCCGTGCGTGGCGCGGACTTTCTCGCGGTGGATCCCGCGCAGCGAGCGCGGAACGATCCAGGGGATTTTCTTTGCCGGCGCGCATCTCGCGGGCGGAGTGACGCCGCTCGTGGTCGTGGCGCTGATGCCTTACATGCATTGGCGGATGATCTTTGTCTTGTTCGGGGCGCTCGGCTTCGTCTGGGCCGCGGCCTGGTATGTCTGGTTCCGCGACGATCCCTCGCAGCACAAGGCCGTGAACGGAGCGGAACTCGAACGCATCACCGCCGAACGGCCTGCCGATGCGACGCACGAGGTCGGTTGGGAATATTGGCGGCGGCTTTTCCGCAACCGCAACGTGATCGCGCTTTGCATCATGTACGTCCCGAACAGCTCGATGTTCTACTTCTGCATCACGTGGCTGCCGACCTACTTGAAAGAACGGCACGGTTTCGACGCTGCGCTGCTCGGATTCCTGTCCGGACTGCCTTTGCTCTTGAGCGTGGTGAGCGATCTATTCGGAGGCGTGGTGACCGACCGCGTGGCGGCGCGATACGGATTGCGCGCGGGGCGCTGCCTGGTAGGCGGCGTGGCGTATGTCATTGCGGCGGTTTCTTTGATCGTCGCCGCGGCCTCTCCGGTTCCTGTCCTCGCGGCAGTGCTCATCTCGGTCGCCACGGCAGCGTGTATGTTTACGCTGGGGGCGGCGTGGGGCACGTGCATCGAAGTCGGCCGCGACCACGCGGGCGTCGTCAGCGCCGCGATGAACACAGCGGGACAACTCGGCAGTCTGATTTGTCCGCTGGTGGTCGGTTACGCGGTGCAGTGGTTTGAGAGTTGGAACTTGCCGCTTTACCTCATGGGATTGCTCTTTCTCATCGGCACGTTCTGCTGGCTGATCATTGATCCGCGAGAGCCAGTCTTTGCCGAAAAGGCGGAATGA
- a CDS encoding type II secretion system protein: MIPRSSRRRSGVAFTLIELLVVIGIIGILMGLLMPALSRAKGKALDTKCIGNLR; this comes from the coding sequence ATGATCCCACGCTCATCCAGACGGCGATCCGGGGTGGCGTTCACGTTGATCGAACTCCTCGTCGTCATCGGGATCATCGGCATCTTGATGGGGCTGTTGATGCCGGCCTTGAGCCGCGCGAAAGGCAAAGCGCTGGACACAAAATGCATCGGCAACCTCCGGTAA